One Misgurnus anguillicaudatus chromosome 22, ASM2758022v2, whole genome shotgun sequence DNA segment encodes these proteins:
- the ttf1.6 gene encoding transcription termination factor 1 codes for MDPEKIRKKKRKRETLGQQELVESLEEVEVAQNESEMQHEMLKTKKKKKKNKEIDTHTEKKKKKKKLKETVFNESTEETSLMDDTVNDTDSSTAQFKDVKKKKKKKKAKMTPSDMAEDHHEEDEYDVPTEQENVPCEEEEYDVPTEQENVPCEEDLGDPDIQIGTRKRKKRGETNGDLMSEVDEKLLNEIKEFIPHIETSYPLTMNKMIMYDLPRFKEFKKQGIALRHGRFSAEDNERLQQNVKDFLALTGVENPTKLFYTRRFPEEAQELTKIKKNHRFFERIAEGIPRSCYDVYFRGRRAFDGGNYKGRFTKEEVKELLKYQTIHGNNWQKISELTGRSSYALEKRFSQMGKKHGQWSDKEVQRLLRAVRDHLVTTLKSESPRKRPPTRVSREMLYRKLPWFKIADKVKTRCWSKCRDKWMSILAVRMSSGTVYRGRKSQDTKIRLIKAMYERQVEDVADVNWEELTTVFGDVPPAHVQLKWHQLKVSYVPNWQNKCFADIIDFLYENILPGLEKDCENPDENELKVDQQQSFLLSDIFQDIKDNDDDDDIEEEESGQR; via the exons ATGGACCCAGAAAAGATTAGGAAGaagaaaaggaaaagagaaacTTTAGGCCAGCAAGAATTGGTTGAAAGTTTGGAAGAAGTAGAAGTAGCGCAGAATGAGTCTGAAATGCAACACGAAATGCTAAAAactaagaagaagaaaaagaagaacaaggaaatagacacacacacagagaaaaagaagaaaaagaaaaaattaaaagaaactGTGTTCAATGAAAGCACTGAGGAGACTTCACTGATGGACGATACAGTAAATGACACAGACTCATCCACAGCACAATTCAAAGatgtgaagaagaagaagaagaaaaagaaagcaAAGATGACACCTTCAGATATGGCAGAAGACCATCATGAAGAAGATGAGTATGATGTCCCCACCGAACAGGAGAATGTGCCATGTGAAGAAGAGGAGTATGATGTCCCCACCGAACAGGAGAATGTGCCATGTGAAGAAGACCTTGGGGATCCTGACATACAGATTGGTACTCGAAAGCGCAAAAAAAGGGGAGAAACGAATGGAGACCTAATGTCAGAAGTTGATGAGAAACTTTTGAATGAGATTAAAGAATTTATACCCCACATCGAAACCAGCTATCCACTTACTATGAATAAAATGATAATGTACGACTTACCAAGGTTTAAGGAGTTTAAAAAGCAAG GTATCGCCCTGAGACACGGACGATTCTCGGCTGAAGATAACGAGAGGCTACAACAGAACGTTAAGGATTTTCTTGCTCTGACAGGAGTGGAGAATCCTACCAAGCTCTTTTACACACGACGGTTTCCAGAAGAGGCACAGGaattaacaaagataaaaaagaaCCATAGGTTCTTTGAAAGGATTG CGGAAGGGATTCCCAGGTCCTGCTATGACGTTTATTTTCGTGGAAGAAGAGCTTTTGATGGTGGAAATTACAAAGGAAG GTTTACCAAAGAAGAAGTCAAAGAATTGCTCAAATATCAGACAATACATGGAAATAATTGGCAGAAGATTTCTGAACTGACCGGTCGGAGTTCTTACGCCCTTGAGAAACGTTTTTCCCAAATGG GTAAAAAGCATGGACAATGGTCAGATAAGGAGGTACAGAGACTTTTGAGGGCTGTACGAGATCATCTTGTGACCACACTAAAGTCTGAGTCCCCTCGTAAGAGACCACCAACCCGAGTCAGTCGAGAAATGCTCTACAGGAAACTGCCCTGGTTTAAAATAGCTGACAAGGTTAAAACTCGATGCTGGAGCAAGTGCAGGGATAAATG GATGTCCATCCTCGCTGTTCGGATGTCTTCCGGGACTGTGTACAGGGGGAGAAAATCCCAGGATACCAAAATCAGACTCATTAAAGC AATGTACGAAAGGCAAGTAGAAGATGTTGCTGATGTCAACTGGGAAGAACTCACGACTGTTTTTGG GGATGTTCCTCCAGCGCATGTCCAGTTGAAGTGGCACCAGCTCAAAGTTTCCTATGTACCAAATTGGCAGAACAAGTGTTTTGCAG ACATTATTGACTTTCTGTATGAGAATATATTGCCGGGTCTGGAGAAAGACTGTGAGAATCCTGATGAGAATGAGCTAAAAGTTGACCAGCAGCAGAGTTTCCTTCTCTCTGACATCTTTCAGGACATTAAGGACAACGATGATGATGACGACATTGAAGAGGAGGAAAGTGGACAAAGATAG
- the gsnb gene encoding gelsolin b has protein sequence MVNHPEFQKAGKQTGLQVWRIEHLDLVPVPQNLHGGFYTGDTYLVLNTIKQKSGNLQYDLHFWIGDACSTDESGAAAIFAVQMDDFLGGKPIQYREAQGYESKTFVGYFKSGLKYMQGGVASGFKHVASNEVDVKRVLHVSGRRVVRAIEVPVSWDSFNRGDCFILDLGKEVYQWCGSKCNQFERLKATNVSKDIRDNERCGRAKLVVCEEGSEHEKILSILGPKPDLPDAQVGEDTKADVSNRKMAKLYKVSDATGSMSVTLVSGENPFSQGDLQSTDCFILDHGSNGKIFVWKGKDATKEERSAGMKVAADFISQMGYPKHTEVQIIPENGETPLFKQFFKIWRDVDQTKGLGQAYVPNKIAKIKKVPFDASSLHKSEAMAAQHGMVDDGKGEKKVWRIEGSDKVPVNPSLNGQFYGGDSYIILYTYKHGGRQGQIIYIWQGEDSSQDEKGASAILAAQLDAELGGGAVQVRVIEGKEPQHLMSIFGGQPMVVYKGGTSRDGGQSQTSDVRLFQVRANPTGDTRAVEVDAVASNLNSNDAFVLVTPSGSKLWLGQGSSDAEKNGAKKLGSILGVNLSEISEGAEGGDFWSALGGKADYRTSERLKNKMDTHPPRLFACSNKTGRFIIEEVPGELTQDDLAPDDVMILDTWDQVFVWIGNEANDEEKNEAVSSAAKYIESDPANRDKRTPIVTVKQGFEPPTFTGWFLGWDHDFWSSDPFQRAMAGLNV, from the exons ATGGTGAACCACCCCGAGTTCCAGAAGGCAGGTAAGCAGACGGGCCTCCAGGTTTGGAGGATTGAACATTTGGATCTAGTGCCCGTGCCTCAGAATCTCCATGGTGGGTTTTACACGGGTGACACCTACCTTGTTCTCAATACCATCAAGCAAAAATCTGGGAATCTACAGTATGACCTTCACTTCTGGATAG GTGATGCTTGCTCCACGGATGAGAGCGGGGCAGCGGCTATTTTTGCCGTGCAAATGGATGATTTCCTTGGAGGAAAACCTATCCAGTACAGAGAAGCCCAGGGATACGAGTCAAAAACCTTTGTGGGCTACTTCAAATCTGGTCTTAAGTACATG CAAGGTGGAGTTGCTTCTGGATTTAAACACGTAGCTTCAAACGAAGTGGATGTCAAGCGCGTTCTCCACGTGAGTGGAAGACGGGTCGTCCGGGCCATTGAGGTACCGGTGAGCTGGGACAGCTTTAACCGGGGTGACTGCTTCATCCTTGATTTGGGAAAG GAGGTATACCAGTGGTGTGGTTCTAAGTGTAACCAATTTGAAAGACTGAAGGCCACCAACGTTTCCAAAGATATTCGTGATAATGAGCGCTGTGGGAGGGCAAAACTTGTTGTGTGTGAAGAAGGGTCTGAGCATGAAAAGATACTATCG ATTCTTGGACCCAAACCTGATCTTCCTGATGCGCAAGTTGGTGAAGACACGAAGGCTGATGTTTCCAACAGGAAGATGGCCAAGTTGTACAAG GTGTCAGATGCCACTGGAAGCATGTCTGTCACTTTGGTTTCTGGAGAGAACCCCTTTTCCCAAGGTGATCTACAGTCAACCGACTGCTTTATCTTGGACCATGGCTCCAATGGCAAGATATTTGTATGGAAAG gaaaggatgctaCTAAAGAGGAGCGAAGCGCAGGGATGAAAGTTGCAGCGGACTTTATAAGTCAAATGGGCTATCCGAAGCACACCGAGGTCCAGATCATCCCAGAGAATGGCGAGACTCCTCTCTTCAAGCAGTTTTTCAAGATCTGGCGCGACGTGGACCAGACAAAGGGTCTGGGACAGGCTTATGTGCCTAACAAAATCGCCAAAATCAAGAAAGTGCCATTTGATGCATCATCTCTGCACAAGTCTGAGGCCATGGCTGCACAGCATGGGATGGTGGATGATGGAAAAGGCGAGAAAAAG GTCTGGCGTATCGAGGGATCGGACAAGGTTCCTGTTAACCCATCTCTCAACGGTCAATTCTATGGAGGAGATAGTTACATCATCCTCTACACCTACAAACATGGAGGACGCCAAGGCCAGATTATATACATATG GCAGGGTGAGGACTCCAGCCAGGATGAAAAAGGAGCTTCTGCTATTCTAGCTGCACAGCTTGATGCTGAGCTCGGTGGCGGTGCGGTGCAG GTGCGAGTAATTGAAGGCAAAGAACCCCAGCACCTCATGAGTATCTTTGGAGGGCAACCGATGGTGGTCTACAAGGGTGGAACTTCAAGAGATGGTGGCCAATCGCAGACATCTGATGTGCGCCTTTTCCAAGTGCGTGCCAACCCTACTGGAGACACACGAGCTGTTgag GTCGATGCTGTGGCCTCAAACCTGAACTCCAACGATGCCTTCGTTTTGGTGACTCCATCTGGCTCCAAGCTCTGGCTGGGTCAGGGAAGCAGCGATGCGGAGAAGAACGGAGCCAAGAAGCTTGGCAGCATTTTAGGAGTCAACCTTTCTGAGATCTCAGAAGGAGCAGAGGGAG GTGACTTCTGGAGCGCTCTCGGAGGAAAAGCCGATTATCGCACATCTGAAAGGCTTAAAAACAAAATGGACACTCATCCTCCTAGGCTCTTTGCATGCTCTAACAAAACAGGACGGTTCATT ATCGAAGAGGTGCCAGGAGAGCTGACCCAGGACGACTTGGCCCCAGATGATGTCATGATCCTGGACACCTGGGATCAG GTCTTTGTTTGGATTGGAAATGAAGCGAATGATGAAGAGAAAAATGAAGCCGTGTCTTCAG CTGCCAAATATATTGAATCAGATCCTGCCAACAGGGATAAGAGGACACCGATTGTTACAGTGAAGCAGGGATTTGAACCTCCAACCTTCACAGGCTGGTTCCTGGGCTGGGATCATGATTTCTGGAGCTCTGATCCATTTCAACGAGCCATGGCTGGTTTGAACGTGTAA